The Guyparkeria halophila DNA window GCACAGGCGGGCCTCGGCGGCCCGGGTGAGTGTCTTGACGGGCACGCCCAGTTCCTCGGCGGCGCGCACCAGGAAAAAGCGCATCAACTGAGGGATGTCCTCGACCCGTTCGCGCAGGGAGGGCAGCTTGAGGCGAATGACGTTGAGCCGATGATAGAGGTCCTCGCGGAAACGCCCCTCCTTGACCAGCTCCTCGAGCCGCTGGTGGGTCGCGGCGATCACGCGCACGTCGCTCTGGATCAGCGAGGTGCCGCCGACGCGGTAGAAGTGCCCGTCGGAGAGCACCCGCAGCAGGCGGGTCTGCAACTCGAGCGGCATGTCGCCGATCTCGTCGAGGAACAAGGTGCCGCCCTGGGCCTGTTCGAATCGCCCGCGCCGCTGGGTCGCCGCGCCGGTGAACGCGCCTTTCTCGTGGCCGAACAGCTCGGATTCCAGCAGGTCCTTCGGGATCGCGGCCGTATTGAGCGCGACGAATGGCCCCTCGCGACGCTGGCTGTGCCGATGTAGCGCCCGGGCGACGAGCTCCTTGCCGGTGCCGGATTCGCCGTTGATCAGCACGGTGACCGACGAACGCGCCAGCCGACCGATGGCGCGGAATATCTCCTGCATCGCCGGGGCGTTGCCGATCAGCTCCGAGCCGGATTCGGCCTCCTCCGGCACGGCGGCCTGCTGCGCCCGCTCCCGCGAGGCGTCGTAGGCCCGCTCGGCCAGGCGCACCGCCTCGTCGATGTCGAACGGCTTGGCCAGGTAATCGAACGCGCCCTTTTCGAACGCGCCGACGGCACTCTCCAGGTCCGAATGCGCGGTCATGATCACCACCGGGATCGCCGGGTGCTCGACGGCCAACCGGGTAAGGAAGCTCAAGCCGTCCTCGCCGGGCATGCGGATGTCCGAAAAGATCACGTGGGGCAGGTCGCCGCGATCGAGCCGGGCCTGGGCGCTCGCCACCTCGTCGAAGGACTCCACGGCGAAGTCGGTGGTGGCCAGCGCTCGCTCCAGCACCCAGCGGATGGCCTGGTCGTCATCGATTACCCACAGACGGGGAGTGGTCGGCTTGTCGGCTACGGCTTGCATGGCTGGATCACTCGTTCGAAGAATCGGATGACGCCTCATCCTGCGAGTCGTCGGGATGGATGGGCAGGATCAGGGAAAACCGTGTCAGGCCGCGCTTGGGCACGAACTCGATCATGCCCTGGTGGCGCTCGGCGATGGTCTGGGCCAGCGACAACCCCAGCCCGCTGCCACCGGCGCGGCCGCTGACCATGGGCAGGAACAGGGTCTCGACCAGGTCATCGGGCACACCGGGCCCGTTGTCCTCGACGTCGATACGCACGGCCAGTCGATGGCGCTTGCCATGGATGGTGAACTGGCGCAGCACGCGGGTGCGGAAGGTCAGCCGCGGCTCGGGCGTGTTGCCCTCGCGCATGGCCTGGACGGCATTGCGGGCGAGATTGAGCAGCACCTGGACCAGCTGGTCGCGATCAGCCCAGACGTTCGGGATCGACGGGTCGTAATCCAGCTGCCAGTCGAGCGGCTTGTCGCCCGCCTCGATCCGCAACAGCTGGCGGACCTGCTCGAGCGGTTCGTGAACGTTTACCCAGTGGCAGTCCGGCCGGTCGATCGGCCCGAGCATGCGATCGATCAGCCCGCGCAGGCGATCGGTCTCCTGCAGGATGATGCGGGTGTACTCGGTCAGGCGCTCGTCGGGCAGTTCGCGCTCGAGCAATTGGGCGGCACCGCGCAGCCCGCCGAGCGGATTCTTCAGTTCGTGGGCCAGCCCGCGCATCATCTGCCGCGTGGTCATCTGCAGGGAGTTGATGCGCGCATCGCGGGAGATGCGCAGGTGGCGCTCGATGTCGTTGAGCTCGAGCATCACCCGCGCGCCGGGGTACTCGGGACGCGGCGTGATGGCGCAATCGGCAACCCGAACCAGCTCGTGGGCCAGCACCAGCTCTACCTCGCGCAACGTCACCACCTGGCTGGTGGACAGCGCCTCGCGGATGGTCTCGACCAGCAGCGGGTTGGCCTCGAAAACGGCGTCGAATCCGGACTTCAACGCCGCGGTGTAGCTGGTGCCCAAGAACTGCTCGGCGGCCGAATTGAGATAGATCGGCCGGTTGCGTTCGTCGAGCACCACGATCGCGGTGTTGAGGGTGTCGGCAAGCCGGGGCTCGGATCTCGGATTCATGCACTGCTCCACCGGGCGCGAAACGATCGACAGGCCAGGCCTGCCGGGCGGCTGACGATTTTGGTGCAATTAGCGTGCCCGGCCGAGAACCGGCGGGAAAACCATGACGGATCGCATGGTGACGGGGTTTGCCTTGACCGCCAGCCCGGGCCGGCCCGTTCGGCAAGTCAACAATTGCACCAGGTCAGTGCATGAGAATAGACGACCGCACCGTTATTGGGAGGACGTCATCAATTGAAAGCGCACCGGCGCACTCTCCTTGATCACCTCGCCGTCGCGATGGATCTGCGCGACCAATTCGTGCGCGCCGGGCGCCAGCCCGTTGAGCAGATGCCGCCGGCCGGTGGAGTCGCGCACGCGCGCCTCGCCGTCGACCAGGATGCGTATGCGGTCGCCACTCCGCAGGTTCGGCTGCATCACCAGTTCGACCGTGATGCTGCCATGCAGACGACTGGCCACCTCGCCATCGGCGGGTTCGACGATGCTCAGGTGCTGGTAGCCGGCGGGTTCGTCGCCCGCCTCGCGCGACGCCGCCTCCCCGCCGGTCGTCGTGCCCGACGCTTCGCCCGCCCCGGTCGCGGTGTTGCGGGGGGCGTCGGCGGACGGTGCGGACCGGTCCGTCGAGCCGGCATCGCCCTGGCGTGGTTCGGGGACATCCACCGGCGTCATGGGAATGACCGGGGCGTCCTCGACCTCGTGGACGGTCGCGCCCTCGACCGGCTCGTCGGTGAACACCGTCTCGCCGGCACTGTTGGTGTACTGGTAGATCTTGGCGGCCGACAGGGGCGGGGCCAGCACCAGCAGCAGTGGCCAGAGCAGGTGGATGCGATGCGGCGATCTTCCGTTGACGACTCGCATGGGCATTCCCTCGATGAGTGGTGGCAGATGACGACCCGGGGTGGCGACCCGAGGTGATGCCCCGGGATTATTCCCCGGGCGGTCGGATCATGGCGCGCAGGCGGTCGAGCCGGGACTCGAGCGCGTTGCGATCCGGCGCGGTGACCGTGACGTGGCCGAGCTTGCGTCCCGGACGCGGGGTCTTGCCGTAATCGTGCCAATGGGTCCCCGGCACCGCCAGCACCGCCGCCGGGTCGGG harbors:
- the ntrC gene encoding nitrogen regulation protein NR(I), with the protein product MQAVADKPTTPRLWVIDDDQAIRWVLERALATTDFAVESFDEVASAQARLDRGDLPHVIFSDIRMPGEDGLSFLTRLAVEHPAIPVVIMTAHSDLESAVGAFEKGAFDYLAKPFDIDEAVRLAERAYDASRERAQQAAVPEEAESGSELIGNAPAMQEIFRAIGRLARSSVTVLINGESGTGKELVARALHRHSQRREGPFVALNTAAIPKDLLESELFGHEKGAFTGAATQRRGRFEQAQGGTLFLDEIGDMPLELQTRLLRVLSDGHFYRVGGTSLIQSDVRVIAATHQRLEELVKEGRFREDLYHRLNVIRLKLPSLRERVEDIPQLMRFFLVRAAEELGVPVKTLTRAAEARLCDYPWPGNVRELENIARWLTVMAPGNEISVDDLPDTITEGLSGPHAVDGDDQLLSRWTSDLSRWADARLKAGDQDLLATAGPAFERTLLQAALAFTGGHKQKAAALIGWGRNTVTRKLKELGEH
- the glnL gene encoding nitrogen regulation protein NR(II), producing the protein MNPRSEPRLADTLNTAIVVLDERNRPIYLNSAAEQFLGTSYTAALKSGFDAVFEANPLLVETIREALSTSQVVTLREVELVLAHELVRVADCAITPRPEYPGARVMLELNDIERHLRISRDARINSLQMTTRQMMRGLAHELKNPLGGLRGAAQLLERELPDERLTEYTRIILQETDRLRGLIDRMLGPIDRPDCHWVNVHEPLEQVRQLLRIEAGDKPLDWQLDYDPSIPNVWADRDQLVQVLLNLARNAVQAMREGNTPEPRLTFRTRVLRQFTIHGKRHRLAVRIDVEDNGPGVPDDLVETLFLPMVSGRAGGSGLGLSLAQTIAERHQGMIEFVPKRGLTRFSLILPIHPDDSQDEASSDSSNE
- a CDS encoding DUF4124 domain-containing protein, giving the protein MRVVNGRSPHRIHLLWPLLLVLAPPLSAAKIYQYTNSAGETVFTDEPVEGATVHEVEDAPVIPMTPVDVPEPRQGDAGSTDRSAPSADAPRNTATGAGEASGTTTGGEAASREAGDEPAGYQHLSIVEPADGEVASRLHGSITVELVMQPNLRSGDRIRILVDGEARVRDSTGRRHLLNGLAPGAHELVAQIHRDGEVIKESAPVRFQLMTSSQ